The following are from one region of the Carassius gibelio isolate Cgi1373 ecotype wild population from Czech Republic chromosome A13, carGib1.2-hapl.c, whole genome shotgun sequence genome:
- the LOC128026096 gene encoding solute carrier family 66 member 3 produces the protein MDGNLTLHLANFSTLFVCMVLKFPQIFVMMRARASTGVSLNSLLLELLGFIVFMSYQMYYDYPPLTYLEYPILIAQDVIVLLLILHYNRNLKHSLIYAALFVGGWQLLTVQKWVIDLAMSLCTFISASSKLAQLQCLWQSKDSRQVSTLTWALATYTCLARIFTTVITTGDTQVLIRFVVMTILNMWVTVTVIYYKPHAVKQD, from the exons ATGGACGGCAATTTGACGCTGCATTTAGCGAACTTCAGCACTCTGTTCGTGTGTATGGTGCTGAAGTTCCCGCAGATATTCGTGATGATGCGGGCCAGAGCGAGCACTGGAGTCAGTCTGAACAGTCTGCTGCTCGAGCTGCTCGG gtTCATAGTATTCATGTCCTATCAGATGTATTATGACTACCCACCGCTCACATACCTGGAGTATCCCATCCTCATTGCTCAAG ATGTCATAGTGCTCCTGTTAATCCTGCACTATAACAGGAACCTGAAACACAGCCTCATATACGCAGCACT GTTTGTGGGTGGATGGCAGCTGCTTACAGTACAGAAGTGGGTGATTGATCTGGCCATG AGTTTGTGCACTTTCATTAGTGCCAGCAGTAAACTGGCACAGCTTCAGTGTTTGTGGCAGTCAAAGGACTCCCGGCAGGTCAGCACTCTCACCTGGGCTCTGGCCACATATACATGCCTGG CGAGGATCTTCACCACCGTCATCACCACAGGAGATACACAAG TTCTCATTCGGTTTGTCGTCATGACCATTCTGAACATGTGGGTCACGGTTACAGTCATCTACTACAAACCTCATGCAGTGAAGCAGGATTAA